The DNA sequence CACGATTGCGCGACAGATTCACCAGAAAGACAAATTGGAACTCCTGCGCCGTCAAGACAGCGTGTGTGGTATGTGCCGTCTTCCGCTTGCAGTGGAGGATATGGACGACCACCACGTCAAGCCGAGACACGCTGGGGGACAGAACACGTTAGACAACCGGATGTTGGTGCATCGCTGGTGCCATCACGCGCACCATCAGCGAGTTGGGTACAAGGGCTTGAAGGCTTGAGCCGTGTGCGGTGAAAGTCGCACGCACGGTTCTGAGGGGGCTGGGAGAGCCGCAAGGCTCACCCGGCTACCCGGCGGGGAGGTTCAGACTCCCACGCCCCGCTACACCGTGGCGAGAAGCACGTGGAAGTGTCAACTGCTGGAAGCGGTGGCGCTGCTGGACGAGCTCTTGAGCCGGATGCAGGCCTACCAGCATAAAAAACTCCGCGTTTGCGGGCGCTGTACTCGTGGCAGTAGTGAAAAGCCCCTCGAGCCCTAGCTCGAGGGGCCTCATGGCTCGGTGCTACTGCCGCACGCTGGCGTTGTAGCGGGCCAGCACCTGGTCGGCCCGTTGCTTGGCCTCGTCCAGGGCTTGCTGGGCCGGCTTGCCGCGCAGGGCTTCCTCGATGGCCGACTGCACGATCTGGCGGATCTCGGTGAAGCCACCCATCAGGCAGCCCGCCGAGGCGGTGTTGACCTTGGAGGTCTCGAGCTGCCGCAGGGCGGTGGTGTAGTTGGGCTGACGCACGTAAGCCTGGCGCACGCTGGGAAGCTCGGTCACACCCTTCACCACCGGGAAGTAGCCGGTGCCGATGATCCACTTGGCCTGGGTCTCGGGCTGCAGCAAGTAGCGGATAAAGGCCCAGGAGGCCGCGTTTTGCTCATCGCTGAAGCCGCGGATCAGGTAGACCGCGGCCCCCCCGATGGCCGTGCCGTTGCGTTCGTTCAGGTAGGGGTAAAAGGCCGTGCGCAGCGGGAAGCGGTTGCCCACCTGGCGCAGCACCCCGGTGAGCGAGGCGGTGGAGTAGATGGCGATGGCCGCGTTGCCCTGGGCAAAGAGGGCCTGGCTGTCGGCCCAGCTGCGTCCGGTGTTGGCGGCCACGCCCTCACGCACCAGCCGGGCCCAGGTGTCCAGGAAAGCCACCGCGGCGGGGTTGTTGAAGGTCACCTCGGTGGCCCGGGCCCTGCGTCCGTTCTCGTTGTTGCAGAAAAACTGGCCGGAGTTGTAGCTGAACTGCTCCATGAACCAGCTATCAATGGGGATGGAAAGGCCAAAGCGGGTGGTCTTGCCGGAGGCGTCCTTGATGGTCAGCTTGCGCGCGGCGGCCTCGAGGTCGGCCAGGCTCCAGGTGTTGCGGTAGGGGATGCCGGCCTGCTCGAGGGCCTGGGCGTTGAAGTAGAGGATGGGGTTGGAGCTGTTGAAGGCCAGGCCAAAGAGCTTGCCGTCCACCGTGTAGTAGCTGCGGGGCTGGCTGACGAACTGCGAGAGGTCGAAGTTGTTGGCCCGGGCCAGGTCTTCCAGGGGTAGCACGGCGCCCGAGTCGGCCATGAAGCGCGCCCCAATGTCGTAGACCTGAATCACGTTGGGCCGCCCCTGGCCCCCGGCCTGCAGGGCCGCCCGCAGTTTGTTGAGGCCGTCGTCGTAGGAGCCCACAAACTGGCTGCGTACCGTGACCCGGTTCTGCGAGGCGTTGAAGTCCTTGACCAGGGCCTCGGTGGCCTCGCCCAGCACCCCGCCCATGGAGTGCCAGAAGTCGATGGTGATGCGCTGGGCCTGGGCCAGTCCGCCCAGTGCGCCCGCTGCCAGTAGTGCCACGAAAATCTTCTTCATGTGTTGCCTCCCGATACTTATCCTTTGAGCCCGCCCAGCGCGATACCCCGTACGAAGGCCCGCTGGGCCAGCAGAAAGGCCAACAAAGTAGGTAGCAAGACCAAAATCGAGACCGCGGCCACCACGTTCCAACTGGTCACCTCCACGCTCACCACCTGCGCGATGGCGATCTGGGCGGTCTGCATGCTGGAGTTGTTAATCACCACCAGCGGCCAGAGGTACATATTCCAGGTACCCAAAAAAGTTAGAGCAGCCAGCGCGCCCAGGGCCGGAGCGGCCAGCGGCAGGGCCACATGCCACAGGATGCGCAGGTGGCCGGCCCCGTCTATGCGGGCTGCGTCGAACAGGTCTTGCGGTAGGCTCTTGATGAACTGGCGCAGCAGGAAGATGCCCAGCGGCGCGGCAATAAAGGGCACTGTAAGGGCCCAGTAAGTGTTGATCCAGCCAAACTGCTGCACCATCAGGTACAGCGGTAAAAAGGTCACCTCACCGGGGATCAGCAGCAAAGACACCACAAAGCCAAACAGCAGGCTCTGCCCCACAAAACGTACCCGGGCCAGCGCATAGCCCATGCTGGCCGAGACCAGCAAGACTCCCAGCGTCACGCTGAGCGAGACCACCAGGCTGTTGAGCAGGTAGCGCCCCACCGGGTGTTTTTGCAGGGCCTCCTGGTAGGCCTCGAGGGTAGGCCGGGGGGGCAAGAGACCCGGAGCGTATAGGTCGGCATCGCTGCGGAAGCTGGCCGAGAGCAGGGTCAGCAGGGGCAACACCAAGAGCCAGGCATACACCCCCAGCGCCAGATAGAACAAAGGCCGGGCCAGCCAGCGGGGAAGCCTACCCATAGTGCACCTTCCTTCCAAACCAGCGGAACTGCAAACCTGCCAAGAGCAGCAGCACCAGGAACAAGGCCGCCGCCTGGGCCGAGGCGTAGGAGAAGCGGAAGTTGAAGAAGGCGTCCTGGTAGATGCGGTAGACCCAGACCATGGTGCTTTCGGCGGGGCCGCCGCGGGTGAGCAGGTGAATCTGGCCGAAGGCCGTGAGGCTGCTGAGCATGGTCAGGAGGGCGACTAGAAACAGCGTGGGGGAGAGCATGGGTAGGGTGATGTGCCAGAACTGGGCCCAGGCGCTGGCTCCGTCCAGACGGGCAGCCTCGTAGAGGTCCTCGGGGATCTGTTGCAGGCCCGCGGTCAACAAAATGGCGGTAAAGCCCACCCCGGCCCAAGCCGTTACAATGGCCAGGGTGGGCAGGGCCAGCTCCACGCTGGTGAGCCAGGGCTGGGGAGGCAGACCCAGGGCCTCTAGCCAGCGGTTCACCACCCCCCCAATCGGGTGCAAAAACCAGCCCCAGGCCACGGCGGCCACCGCAGTGGGTACGGCGGTGGTCAGGAAGAACAGGGTGCGGAAAACGTTAACCCCCGGAAAGGGCCGGGCCACCATCAGGGCGGCGGTCAGCCCCAGGAGTATCTGCACCGGGACCACAATGGCGGCAAACAAAAAGGTAGCCCCCACCGAGCGCCAGAAGGCGGGGTCTTGCAGCATCTCGGCGTAATTGGCCAGGCCAACCCAGTCGCGCTGGGTGCCCAGGAGGTTTTCGCGGTGAAACGAGAGCCAGAAGGCGTTCAGGGTGGGCCAGACCAGAAAGACCAGCAACAACACCAGGCCGGGAATGAGCAAAAAGAGGGCCTCGAGGGTCTCTCCACCCAGGCGCACAGGGGATTTGGGAATCGGGTGTTTGCGCTCAAAATCCGGTTGCTTGAGTTCTACAGCCATGCCAACTCCTGGTGCGGGCAATTTCCGCTTTGTACAGACTTTCAGTTGACCGTCAGCAGGGCATCATCTCTTCTATGACCGTTTTGTGATGAATACCTGGATTTACGCGCCAACGACTAAGCTGCTTCCAGAGGGCTTAAATCCAGGGTCAGCGTTCCCGTCATCAGTCTCCGTCGGCACTGGTAGAAACTCTACTTCAGCCGCTCTCGTTGTAGCTCAATCAACCCAATAGGCCACCAGGCCCAAAGCCAGGTGCGCCAGCAAGCGCACCCGCTTGCGGTGTCGGTGCCCCTGAGTACCGGCATCGCCGGGCCGCGGTTGCGGCTTCACTTGCCAGAGCTTCTCATATATCGGTACCAGGTGATTCTTGACCGTTTCAGGTGAGATGCGTAGGCAGGGATGTGCTGCACGCCCTGGGTCAACACCAGGAAGGGGGACTGCTGGAGATCAGCCTGGATGGCAAACACCTCAAGGGCAGCGCGCGGGGTGGCGTGCGGGGTAAAGCCATCGTACTGGTCTCGGCTTATCTGAGCCGGTTGCAGAGCAAAGCCGCCCAGTCCCTCGCCGCTCTGCGCAACCTTCTACTTGGTTTCCTCAGGCTTTTATCATATACACCCCATTAGCCAACGATACAAGGGCATGGGATTGACCGCGAAGCGCCGAAGGCTGCGTAGAGCGGGAACACCGCACAAATGCAGAAAGCCTAGCAGGAGGTTACGCAAGGCAGCCAGGGTTTGGGCAGCTTTGCGGGTGCGACAAGCATCCTCCCCCAGGGCTTTTCCTTGCCACAGGCTCAGACCTAACTGTCCCAGATAAGCACTGACCAGCAGCAAAGCCTGATCCCCCACCCCCGGCGGGCGCTCCCTTTGAGGTATTTGCCGTCCAGGTTGACCACCATCTGACCCGGATGGGCTGGGTCCAGCACCTTGAGCACCTCCAGCGCCCAGGCCTTCAGGGCCTCTTCCAAAGCGGTGACCTGTTGTTCCAAAGCCCACACAAAGCGATAGAGGGTGGCCTGGGCAGGCAGGGCCTTACCACCCGCGCGCCGCCCGAAGCCCTGTGCCAGCAGCCAGTCCCGCTGATCCTCTACCCACTGGGCTATGGCCAGCACGTTGGTACGCCCGCTGCCCAGGGCCATCAGCACCAGCATGAACAGCATGCGCCAGTCGTAGGTGGTGTTGTGGGCCCGCAGGTCAGGTACTTGCATCAGGTATGGAATGGGGCTGGGTATCCTTGGGGTTTCGTTCTACTGCATATGATAACTGCATATGATGAAAGCCGGCATGTTTTTCAGCTTTTGTCGTGTACTTAGCGCCACCAGCGTTATAATCTAGCCCTATGGCCGAGAAATACCCGAGCGATAGCAGCGCGATCCGGCGCTTTGATGAAGTCAACGTGGCGCGGCTCGGGTTGATCAGTATTCAGGAGCGTATACCCCCTGACTACACCAGCTGGACCATCGATTTCCAGATTGATGGACGTCAGGCCCGGCTATCCTGCGTGGCGGTGGCCGAGCACGGTGGTGTCCCGCACGGCCTCGACAACGATGTAAGCCTGGCGCTGATCACGCTATACCAGGAGGCTGGCTACCCGGAGGATGGCACCATTGTCACGACCGCCTATCGCATCCTGTCGCTCATTGGCTGGGATACCAGTGGGCACTACTATCAGGCCCTGAAGGAAAGCCTCGATCGCCTGACCACGGCCACCTTTACTGCCAGCGAGGCCTGGCACAGCAATAAGCGATGGACCACCGTCAAGTTTCGCTACATCGATCACCTGGAGTACACCAGCGAAGATAGCAGCCTGGGCCTCTCGGGCCAAAGTGTCCTCAAGATCCGCCTGGCCCGGGAGATCGTTGAGTCTATCCGTGCCCGGTACATCAAGTCGCTGGACCTCGAGTTCCTCACCAGCCTGGATCGCCCCCTGACCCGGGCCCTCTACCGCTTGCTGGATGTGCAGCGGGTCTCGTCGGATGGGGCTGAGGTCACCCAGTTTCGCACCAACATCATCGAGTGGGCCAAGGCCTGCAAGATTGTGGATCAGACCCCGACTCGGGTGCGACGCACTCTGGAGGGGGCCCACCGGGAGCTCATCGAGCGGGGCTACCTATCCGATGTGGAGTATGTGGGGCGGGGTTCCCAGCAGGAGGTGATCTACACCTTTGCCAAGCAGCCCTCCATACGCGAAGAGGCCCGCGAGGTGGTGGAGCGGCTCGCTGGTTACGGGGTGACGCGTCCGGTGGTGTATAGCCTCATTGCCAGCTACAACCTGGCGCATATCGAGGAGCGGATCGCCCGCTTTGAGGCCATTCTGCAGGCCGGGTATGCCCCGCGCAACCGGGCTGGGTTCCTGGTGGACGTAATAAGGGACGACGAGGGGAAATATGTCGATCCCGAGGGATTTGTATCGCGCAGCCGGCGGGTAAGA is a window from the Meiothermus cerbereus DSM 11376 genome containing:
- a CDS encoding HNH endonuclease; protein product: TIARQIHQKDKLELLRRQDSVCGMCRLPLAVEDMDDHHVKPRHAGGQNTLDNRMLVHRWCHHAHHQRVGYKGLKA
- a CDS encoding ABC transporter substrate-binding protein, encoding MKKIFVALLAAGALGGLAQAQRITIDFWHSMGGVLGEATEALVKDFNASQNRVTVRSQFVGSYDDGLNKLRAALQAGGQGRPNVIQVYDIGARFMADSGAVLPLEDLARANNFDLSQFVSQPRSYYTVDGKLFGLAFNSSNPILYFNAQALEQAGIPYRNTWSLADLEAAARKLTIKDASGKTTRFGLSIPIDSWFMEQFSYNSGQFFCNNENGRRARATEVTFNNPAAVAFLDTWARLVREGVAANTGRSWADSQALFAQGNAAIAIYSTASLTGVLRQVGNRFPLRTAFYPYLNERNGTAIGGAAVYLIRGFSDEQNAASWAFIRYLLQPETQAKWIIGTGYFPVVKGVTELPSVRQAYVRQPNYTTALRQLETSKVNTASAGCLMGGFTEIRQIVQSAIEEALRGKPAQQALDEAKQRADQVLARYNASVRQ
- a CDS encoding carbohydrate ABC transporter permease — its product is MGRLPRWLARPLFYLALGVYAWLLVLPLLTLLSASFRSDADLYAPGLLPPRPTLEAYQEALQKHPVGRYLLNSLVVSLSVTLGVLLVSASMGYALARVRFVGQSLLFGFVVSLLLIPGEVTFLPLYLMVQQFGWINTYWALTVPFIAAPLGIFLLRQFIKSLPQDLFDAARIDGAGHLRILWHVALPLAAPALGALAALTFLGTWNMYLWPLVVINNSSMQTAQIAIAQVVSVEVTSWNVVAAVSILVLLPTLLAFLLAQRAFVRGIALGGLKG
- a CDS encoding carbohydrate ABC transporter permease; this translates as MAVELKQPDFERKHPIPKSPVRLGGETLEALFLLIPGLVLLLVFLVWPTLNAFWLSFHRENLLGTQRDWVGLANYAEMLQDPAFWRSVGATFLFAAIVVPVQILLGLTAALMVARPFPGVNVFRTLFFLTTAVPTAVAAVAWGWFLHPIGGVVNRWLEALGLPPQPWLTSVELALPTLAIVTAWAGVGFTAILLTAGLQQIPEDLYEAARLDGASAWAQFWHITLPMLSPTLFLVALLTMLSSLTAFGQIHLLTRGGPAESTMVWVYRIYQDAFFNFRFSYASAQAAALFLVLLLLAGLQFRWFGRKVHYG
- a CDS encoding transposase family protein, translated to MQVPDLRAHNTTYDWRMLFMLVLMALGSGRTNVLAIAQWVEDQRDWLLAQGFGRRAGGKALPAQATLYRFVWALEQQVTALEEALKAWALEVLKVLDPAHPGQMVVNLDGKYLKGSARRGWGIRLCCWSVLIWDS
- a CDS encoding replication initiator protein A, producing MAEKYPSDSSAIRRFDEVNVARLGLISIQERIPPDYTSWTIDFQIDGRQARLSCVAVAEHGGVPHGLDNDVSLALITLYQEAGYPEDGTIVTTAYRILSLIGWDTSGHYYQALKESLDRLTTATFTASEAWHSNKRWTTVKFRYIDHLEYTSEDSSLGLSGQSVLKIRLAREIVESIRARYIKSLDLEFLTSLDRPLTRALYRLLDVQRVSSDGAEVTQFRTNIIEWAKACKIVDQTPTRVRRTLEGAHRELIERGYLSDVEYVGRGSQQEVIYTFAKQPSIREEAREVVERLAGYGVTRPVVYSLIASYNLAHIEERIARFEAILQAGYAPRNRAGFLVDVIRDDEGKYVDPEGFVSRSRRVRSETARLRQVEMARQEEERKQQQMDAEWESLDAKGRASKAIRVLSLVMGKQLPTRYYSGLLEAFESGRMNPREVTEAALKAQISLRLATFIQELMRTLDGLG